The Altererythrobacter sp. CAU 1644 genome has a window encoding:
- a CDS encoding PP2C family protein-serine/threonine phosphatase, with translation MRFQSASRTDIGLKRKVNEDSLIDRADRSFWVVADGMGGHEAGEVASAMVVESVDEAVTASDLEAALEQVDRALDTANAAMIEHMHGDKRRKMGSTAVGLIIAEDGRYGCFWVGDSRAYRVRDGQIAQITRDHSLVQQLVDAGLISEEDAATHPDASVITRAVGGSDRLEVDHVKGAAQTNDIFILASDGLTRCVEAEEIRHVVMMGNPHQACEDMVEMVLARGAPDNVSVIVVRVA, from the coding sequence ATGCGGTTCCAGTCGGCCAGCCGCACCGACATCGGCCTCAAGCGCAAGGTCAACGAGGATTCGCTGATCGACCGTGCCGACCGCTCGTTCTGGGTCGTGGCAGACGGGATGGGCGGCCATGAGGCCGGCGAAGTCGCGAGCGCAATGGTGGTCGAATCGGTCGACGAGGCAGTTACAGCAAGCGATCTCGAGGCGGCGCTGGAACAGGTCGATCGCGCGCTCGACACGGCGAACGCGGCAATGATCGAACACATGCATGGCGACAAGCGGCGCAAGATGGGGAGCACTGCGGTTGGCCTGATCATCGCCGAAGATGGCCGTTATGGCTGCTTCTGGGTCGGCGACAGCCGGGCCTACCGCGTCCGCGATGGCCAGATCGCGCAGATCACGCGCGACCACAGCCTTGTTCAGCAATTGGTCGATGCAGGCCTGATCTCAGAGGAGGACGCCGCGACCCATCCCGATGCCAGCGTCATTACCCGCGCGGTTGGTGGTTCGGATCGGCTCGAGGTCGATCATGTGAAAGGCGCGGCCCAGACCAACGACATCTTCATTCTCGCAAGCGACGGCCTGACGCGCTGCGTTGAGGCCGAGGAAATCCGCCACGTGGTGATGATGGGCAATCCGCATCAGGCCTGCGAAGACATGGTCGAAATGGTCCTGGCACGGGGTGCCCCCGATAACGTCAGCGTCATCGTCGTTCGAGTAGCTTGA
- a CDS encoding TIR domain-containing protein: MRAHDVFVSYGREDRNAAMRIAARLELEGFAVWWDAAIHSGETFDEVIERQLRAAKAAVVLWSPRSVTSRWVRAEATLADRRNILVPVIIEACDLPILFELTHTIDLSTWQGDRDDPVWQRLVEDIRFLVGPENEAPAAKPASAPARGFLLSDDGDDIDRSIPSSRRAPHEDITPAAPPAVKLNGAAKVQVDEDYEPTAFYSGTGGYVELEDGQVHYLEVGPEEAPLEKHAISLLGAKIGRSAPADIVLADNRISRRHCTVELKDGELLVSDLHSTNGTFVDGERIFGPTVLPQGSELKLGSVTLTHRVRSSAGMR; the protein is encoded by the coding sequence GTGCGGGCGCATGACGTTTTCGTTTCTTACGGAAGGGAGGATCGCAACGCTGCGATGCGCATCGCAGCGCGCCTCGAACTGGAAGGCTTCGCCGTCTGGTGGGATGCCGCAATCCATTCCGGCGAAACCTTCGACGAAGTAATTGAGCGCCAGCTTCGTGCCGCAAAGGCGGCCGTGGTCCTGTGGTCGCCCCGGTCGGTGACCTCGCGCTGGGTGCGGGCAGAAGCCACGCTGGCAGACCGCCGCAACATCCTGGTCCCGGTCATCATCGAAGCCTGCGACCTCCCGATCCTGTTCGAACTCACCCACACCATCGACCTGTCGACCTGGCAGGGCGACCGCGACGACCCTGTCTGGCAGCGGTTGGTCGAAGACATCCGTTTCCTGGTTGGACCAGAGAATGAGGCGCCGGCGGCCAAACCCGCTTCTGCTCCGGCGCGCGGTTTTCTCCTGTCCGACGACGGCGATGACATCGATCGTTCGATACCGTCGTCACGACGCGCTCCGCATGAAGACATCACGCCCGCAGCACCCCCGGCAGTAAAGCTGAACGGTGCGGCGAAAGTGCAAGTCGATGAGGATTATGAGCCCACCGCGTTCTACTCGGGTACGGGCGGCTACGTCGAGCTCGAGGATGGCCAGGTCCACTATCTCGAAGTCGGTCCGGAGGAAGCGCCACTAGAGAAGCACGCGATCAGCCTGCTCGGCGCGAAGATCGGGCGCTCGGCACCGGCCGATATCGTTCTTGCCGACAACCGCATTTCGCGGCGGCATTGCACCGTCGAACTCAAGGATGGCGAATTGCTGGTCAGCGATCTCCACTCCACCAATGGGACCTTCGTCGATGGCGAGCGGATCTTTGGCCCGACCGTCCTGCCGCAGGGATCCGAACTGAAGCTTGGCAGCGTAACCCTGACGCATCGCGTCCGTTCATCGGCGGGAATGCGCTGA
- a CDS encoding sensor histidine kinase, with the protein MEFLSYFEQYMPHGMCLLWQPWLLILWAGSDLLIFLSYMAIPFALFQVLKQRQELQHRGLIALFASFILLCGVTHLFSIVTLWFPIYPISGVFKLATGVVSAITAIVLFRLVPVLVTIPTPSELQKANADLRAEVAAHERTLEELRKARDELEMRVEQRTEELRQVNAKLAVIARETAHRSRNLLSVVSSLARQTARSTPDIEQFVTVFQGRINALAMATLTVIEGANESSAGLERIIKRQIEALFPSADRQVVIEGERVMVGAEAAQQISLAVYELATNAQKHGAHDKETAYVHIDWSVSNPGTDQPELVFEWREKLSDGAASFQPGEKSGGFGSNLLLKIVPAMLKGSASRHVENGVMVYQLLVPLASVTDADGTHGDVSEAARIIDRNFGIA; encoded by the coding sequence ATGGAATTTCTGAGCTATTTCGAACAGTACATGCCGCACGGGATGTGCCTGTTGTGGCAACCCTGGCTTCTCATCCTGTGGGCCGGGTCGGACCTGCTGATCTTCCTTTCCTACATGGCAATCCCGTTTGCGCTGTTCCAGGTTCTCAAGCAGCGCCAGGAATTGCAGCATCGCGGCCTCATCGCACTGTTCGCCTCTTTCATCCTGCTCTGCGGCGTGACTCACCTCTTCTCGATCGTGACCCTGTGGTTCCCGATCTATCCCATATCCGGGGTGTTCAAGCTTGCGACCGGGGTGGTCTCCGCGATTACGGCGATCGTGCTTTTCCGCCTGGTCCCGGTGCTGGTAACGATCCCGACACCCAGCGAATTGCAGAAGGCGAATGCCGACCTGCGCGCCGAGGTGGCCGCGCATGAACGCACGCTGGAGGAACTGCGCAAGGCGCGCGACGAGCTTGAAATGCGGGTCGAACAGCGGACCGAGGAACTGCGGCAGGTCAATGCCAAGCTGGCTGTGATCGCTCGCGAGACTGCGCATCGCAGCCGCAACCTGCTCTCGGTCGTTTCCTCCCTCGCACGCCAGACCGCCCGCAGCACCCCGGATATCGAGCAGTTCGTGACGGTTTTCCAGGGGCGCATCAACGCGCTCGCGATGGCAACACTCACGGTCATCGAAGGCGCCAACGAATCCTCGGCCGGGCTGGAGCGGATCATAAAGCGCCAGATCGAGGCGCTCTTTCCAAGTGCAGACAGGCAAGTCGTGATCGAGGGCGAACGGGTGATGGTCGGCGCCGAGGCTGCCCAGCAGATCAGCCTGGCCGTGTACGAACTGGCCACCAATGCGCAGAAGCACGGGGCGCACGACAAGGAAACCGCCTATGTCCATATCGACTGGTCGGTCTCCAATCCGGGGACTGACCAGCCCGAACTCGTCTTCGAATGGCGCGAGAAGCTCTCCGACGGTGCAGCGAGTTTCCAGCCGGGAGAAAAGAGTGGCGGGTTTGGCTCGAACCTCTTGCTCAAGATCGTCCCGGCCATGCTCAAGGGGAGCGCCTCGCGGCATGTCGAGAACGGGGTGATGGTCTACCAGCTACTGGTACCGCTGGCGTCGGTCACCGATGCCGACGGCACTCACGGCGATGTCAGTGAGGCAGCACGTATTATCGATCGCAACTTCGGCATCGCCTAA
- a CDS encoding Lrp/AsnC family transcriptional regulator, which produces MANLDEIDRKLLSELQAEGRVTNVELAQRVGLTAPPCLRRVRGLEEQGVIRGYHADLDPSKLGFAITVFAMVSLKSQAESALREFEDAMRGLPEVREVHMLNGEIDFILKVVSKDLQSFQEFLTSKLTPAPNVESVKTSLTIRTAKHEPGVPLG; this is translated from the coding sequence ATGGCAAATCTTGATGAAATAGACCGCAAGCTCTTGTCGGAGTTGCAGGCGGAAGGTCGCGTAACCAATGTCGAACTGGCGCAGAGAGTCGGACTGACGGCGCCACCGTGCCTGCGGAGGGTACGCGGACTCGAAGAACAGGGCGTCATTCGCGGTTATCACGCCGATCTCGATCCGTCGAAACTCGGCTTTGCCATCACGGTATTCGCGATGGTGAGCCTGAAGAGCCAGGCCGAGAGCGCGCTGCGCGAGTTCGAGGACGCGATGCGCGGCCTGCCCGAAGTGCGCGAGGTCCATATGCTAAATGGCGAAATCGACTTCATCCTCAAGGTGGTGAGCAAGGATCTGCAGAGCTTCCAGGAATTCCTGACCAGCAAGCTGACGCCGGCCCCCAATGTCGAGAGCGTCAAGACCTCGCTGACAATCCGCACCGCGAAACACGAACCGGGCGTTCCGCTGGGCTGA
- a CDS encoding sensor histidine kinase has translation MFFDDRLATVLRHRAAGEHAARTQFRQLLDLLGNRKYGRDESLVAAAWLRLGALGEQIPAAERARMVAERGWRFRSPELAADLAEDEPDVAAAALSRAELTEDDWEALIPRLPIRARGFLRLRRDLPPRAEALLERLGIRDRALPQPIVAAMTGEDEDDFLELTDLAEDGGDEDAIAPAMSPEDELILPAAPLETPSASPEPTPVAEAKTSPVTDRQAREKTEIAALVERIAQFRRDREVAPPTIDNSPRLPFGEMQPHGQREIAGFGFVADTAGRIEWADASVAPMVIGKRLLPPRRLGEGSPPTPIARAFSRQQPIENLALTLEGAPAITGDWIVDAHPRFARSGGRFHGYVGRFRRPAPPPPDMRAAQEADRIRQLLHELRTPVNALQGFAEVIQQQLFGPAPHEYRALAASIAGDAARILAGFDELERLARLETGVLSPQQGETDFAALLVEMVDQLQQVLNPRMAGLELELAPDTEFRVAMDHEDAEALAWRVLATLAGASGAGEALSIELVRDGNRGLLACELPAQIVSEEDIFAAQVKSGKSGISAGLFGAGFSLRLARAEARAIGGDLTHDEDRILLSLPLLTAPVHLPSDETVKRSQADAAES, from the coding sequence ATGTTTTTCGACGACCGCCTTGCCACAGTGCTGCGCCACCGCGCCGCTGGCGAGCATGCGGCGCGCACGCAGTTCCGGCAGCTGCTCGATCTCCTCGGCAATCGCAAATATGGCCGCGATGAAAGCCTCGTCGCCGCAGCCTGGCTGCGCCTGGGCGCACTGGGCGAGCAGATCCCGGCCGCCGAGCGCGCGCGGATGGTGGCCGAGCGCGGCTGGCGTTTTCGCAGCCCTGAACTCGCCGCCGACCTCGCCGAAGACGAACCGGACGTAGCGGCTGCGGCCTTGTCCCGCGCCGAGCTGACCGAGGACGATTGGGAAGCACTGATTCCGCGCCTGCCAATCCGCGCCCGCGGCTTCCTGCGCTTGCGCCGGGATCTACCGCCCCGCGCCGAGGCGCTGCTCGAGCGACTCGGCATCCGCGATCGCGCGCTCCCGCAACCGATCGTTGCCGCCATGACGGGCGAAGACGAGGACGATTTCCTCGAACTCACCGATCTGGCCGAAGATGGTGGCGACGAAGACGCTATCGCGCCGGCTATGTCGCCCGAGGACGAACTGATCCTGCCTGCGGCTCCGCTGGAGACTCCGTCGGCGTCGCCTGAGCCCACGCCTGTTGCCGAGGCGAAGACTTCGCCTGTCACCGATCGGCAAGCGCGCGAGAAGACCGAAATCGCCGCACTGGTCGAGCGGATTGCGCAGTTCCGTCGCGACCGCGAAGTTGCGCCTCCCACGATCGACAATTCCCCGCGGCTGCCGTTCGGCGAGATGCAACCGCACGGCCAACGTGAGATCGCCGGTTTCGGCTTTGTTGCAGATACCGCCGGCCGCATCGAATGGGCAGACGCTTCGGTGGCCCCGATGGTGATCGGCAAGCGCCTGCTCCCGCCGCGCAGGCTGGGCGAAGGCAGCCCACCGACGCCCATCGCCCGGGCCTTCTCGCGCCAGCAGCCGATCGAGAACCTGGCGCTCACGCTAGAGGGCGCACCGGCGATCACCGGTGACTGGATCGTCGACGCCCATCCCCGCTTTGCGCGTTCCGGGGGGCGCTTCCACGGATATGTCGGGCGCTTCCGCCGCCCCGCTCCGCCGCCGCCCGACATGCGCGCGGCGCAGGAGGCTGATCGCATCCGCCAGTTGCTCCATGAACTGCGAACACCCGTTAATGCGCTGCAGGGCTTTGCCGAGGTTATCCAGCAACAGCTGTTCGGCCCCGCCCCGCACGAGTATCGCGCACTCGCTGCTTCGATCGCCGGCGATGCAGCACGCATCCTCGCCGGGTTCGACGAGCTCGAGCGGCTGGCGCGGCTGGAAACCGGCGTGCTCTCGCCCCAGCAGGGCGAAACCGATTTTGCCGCTTTGCTTGTCGAGATGGTCGACCAGTTGCAGCAGGTCCTGAACCCGCGCATGGCCGGCCTCGAACTGGAGCTGGCCCCTGACACCGAGTTTCGCGTCGCGATGGATCACGAGGATGCCGAAGCGCTTGCGTGGCGCGTTCTCGCGACGCTGGCTGGTGCCAGCGGGGCCGGCGAAGCGCTCTCGATCGAACTGGTTCGCGACGGCAACCGCGGCCTGCTGGCCTGCGAACTCCCGGCACAGATCGTCTCGGAAGAGGATATCTTTGCGGCACAAGTCAAATCCGGCAAGAGCGGCATCAGCGCGGGACTGTTCGGGGCCGGCTTCAGCCTGCGACTTGCCCGCGCCGAGGCCCGCGCGATCGGCGGCGATCTGACCCATGACGAAGACCGGATACTTCTCAGCCTGCCGCTCTTGACCGCCCCGGTCCACCTCCCTAGCGATGAAACGGTCAAGCGGAGCCAGGCCGACGCGGCCGAAAGTTGA
- a CDS encoding polysaccharide deacetylase family protein, whose product MLNPPPRNSLAEFAPSFGQRVLLTVDTEEEFDWDGPFTRDQHGLKHVARMAEFQSFCEKLGTAPLYLVDWPIVHCDSAVELIGDALARGTAEIGIQLHPWVNPPFQEEVNERNSYAGNLPQELEREKFTQLRDAIADRFNTNPLVYRAGRYGLGPHSADMLLEAGVAIDTSVRCHFDYRPGSGPDYSRHPRRPYWVDEGRHLLELPVTTVFWGMLRKQARAIYPRLEGRPGLLSALSRLGILERIALTPEGVTSEEAIRALDMAIDDGLPIIVLSLHSPSLDVGHTPYVRSEEDLAKLYDWLRVVIGYCELRGVKPTSVAEIMQSTIV is encoded by the coding sequence ATGCTCAACCCCCCGCCGCGCAATTCGCTTGCCGAATTCGCCCCTTCCTTTGGTCAGCGCGTCCTCCTTACCGTTGATACGGAAGAGGAGTTCGACTGGGACGGCCCGTTTACGCGTGACCAGCACGGGCTGAAACATGTCGCGCGAATGGCCGAGTTCCAGTCGTTCTGCGAAAAGCTCGGCACCGCCCCTCTCTACCTTGTCGACTGGCCCATCGTGCACTGCGATTCGGCGGTCGAACTGATCGGCGATGCGCTGGCGCGCGGAACGGCCGAGATCGGAATCCAGCTCCACCCCTGGGTCAATCCTCCGTTTCAGGAGGAGGTCAACGAACGCAATTCCTATGCCGGAAACCTGCCACAGGAACTCGAGCGCGAAAAGTTCACGCAGTTGCGTGACGCGATCGCCGATCGGTTCAACACCAATCCGCTGGTCTATCGCGCCGGTCGCTACGGGCTCGGCCCGCACTCGGCCGACATGCTGCTTGAGGCTGGCGTTGCGATCGACACCTCGGTGCGCTGCCACTTCGACTATCGCCCCGGGTCTGGGCCGGATTATTCGCGCCATCCGCGCCGGCCCTATTGGGTCGACGAGGGTCGCCACCTGCTCGAACTGCCGGTCACCACGGTGTTCTGGGGCATGCTGCGCAAGCAGGCGCGAGCGATCTATCCACGGCTGGAGGGGCGCCCCGGCTTGTTGAGCGCCCTGTCCCGGCTGGGCATCCTCGAGCGCATAGCCCTGACACCCGAGGGCGTCACAAGCGAAGAGGCCATCCGCGCACTCGACATGGCGATCGATGACGGCCTGCCGATCATCGTGCTGTCGCTGCACAGCCCTTCGCTCGACGTCGGCCACACGCCCTACGTCCGCAGCGAAGAGGATCTGGCCAAGCTCTACGACTGGTTGCGCGTCGTGATCGGATATTGCGAGCTTCGCGGCGTGAAGCCGACAAGCGTCGCCGAAATCATGCAATCGACGATTGTGTGA
- a CDS encoding MATE family efflux transporter: protein MSSSTSGSPSSIDPRAIWAIALPAMVTNVATALIGLGDMWIVGRLDDAATQGAVDVGARIFAVLFTVMNFLKTGTTGLVAQAGTREGSQAQADLLARGMVVGLAIAALLLLAKPILLPLALDALGAEGEVLAAATIYAEIRYWTAPGVMLNLALIGFLVGRRQMQAVLLFEVAYNLTNIALGLFFVLQLQWGIAGIGWSSFIAEYAKLAGVLLFVLGGTRGSAILAALRNKAVLRWTELRPFLSINRDLFLRTLVLTVALAALTRLSAERGAVVLAANGIIYQMFVLTALLLDGFENAAQVLNGERLGAGDRQGFTDYVRAILWRGFGAAALVAGAFLLFADPILESFAATDEVAAQARAMAIWLVVIPFAGVASFVFDGVFVGASWTRAMLATMFAASIVYAAALWLTWPMGNHGLWLSFALFLGARAVFQLLLMPRQLGASFGRNAG, encoded by the coding sequence TTGAGTTCCTCGACTTCCGGTTCCCCATCATCGATCGATCCGCGCGCGATCTGGGCCATTGCCCTGCCTGCAATGGTGACCAATGTCGCGACAGCGCTGATCGGGCTCGGCGACATGTGGATCGTCGGGCGCCTCGACGATGCCGCAACGCAAGGGGCCGTCGATGTCGGCGCGCGGATCTTCGCGGTCCTCTTCACCGTCATGAACTTCCTCAAGACCGGCACTACCGGGCTGGTGGCACAGGCAGGCACGCGCGAGGGGAGCCAGGCGCAGGCAGACTTGCTGGCGCGCGGCATGGTCGTGGGGCTGGCAATCGCCGCGCTATTGCTGCTGGCCAAGCCGATCCTGCTTCCGCTGGCGCTCGATGCACTGGGGGCCGAAGGCGAAGTGCTGGCAGCCGCAACCATCTATGCGGAAATCCGATACTGGACTGCGCCGGGCGTGATGCTCAACCTGGCATTGATCGGCTTCCTCGTCGGCAGGCGCCAGATGCAGGCCGTGCTTCTCTTCGAAGTCGCCTACAACCTCACCAACATCGCGCTTGGCCTGTTCTTCGTCTTGCAGCTTCAATGGGGGATCGCCGGGATCGGCTGGTCGAGCTTCATTGCCGAATATGCCAAACTTGCCGGGGTGCTCCTGTTCGTCCTGGGCGGTACTCGGGGCAGCGCGATCCTTGCCGCGCTTCGCAACAAGGCGGTGCTGCGATGGACAGAGCTGCGCCCGTTCCTGTCCATCAATCGCGACCTGTTCCTGAGAACATTGGTGCTGACCGTCGCGCTCGCGGCACTCACCCGCCTCAGCGCGGAACGCGGCGCGGTGGTGCTGGCCGCCAATGGCATCATCTACCAAATGTTCGTCCTCACCGCGCTGCTTCTCGACGGGTTCGAGAACGCCGCGCAAGTCCTCAATGGCGAGCGCCTCGGCGCCGGGGATCGGCAGGGCTTCACCGACTACGTGCGCGCGATCCTGTGGCGCGGGTTCGGCGCGGCGGCCCTGGTCGCGGGCGCATTCCTGCTGTTCGCCGATCCGATCCTCGAAAGCTTTGCTGCTACCGATGAAGTCGCGGCGCAGGCCAGGGCGATGGCCATCTGGCTGGTGGTAATTCCCTTCGCCGGGGTCGCGAGCTTCGTGTTCGACGGGGTCTTCGTCGGCGCAAGCTGGACGCGCGCTATGCTGGCAACGATGTTCGCTGCGTCGATCGTCTATGCGGCCGCGCTGTGGCTTACATGGCCGATGGGCAATCACGGGCTGTGGTTGAGCTTCGCGCTGTTCCTTGGCGCGCGCGCCGTGTTCCAGTTGCTGTTGATGCCGCGGCAGTTGGGCGCCAGCTTTGGCCGCAATGCGGGCTAG
- a CDS encoding GGDEF domain-containing protein, which yields MSEQIIGLITPLMAVVFVAIFGLLWWRGGMGNHVLAFAASYALFGLGFVTTHLFDVTSPYLFHLTQILYTAATVCIIWGAATRVNRKTPLRALGLIYAVCAVTLAIAVAVSDDVSPRLYIVNTGYGVMFTIGVFVLMQSRRREMFDRMVIAIFVISAINFFCRPVLTLLIEQSIPVGDYRESIYYSVLTLVLTVSSLVTAVTLVGACVTDLVGSIKERSDVDLLTGLRNRRAFENDIVEMLDRAALHGVPVGLVVADIDHFKQVNDLWGHQAGDHAIESFGKLIERMVREGDITGRVGGEEFCIAVWNCDLIETHRLAERLRTAFAQMQHEGISESIRLTASFGVSSWRGHETYRSLFGRVDTLLYEAKESGRNCVVSDGERRESAKRRPASKLAKLAERRAATN from the coding sequence ATGAGCGAACAGATCATTGGATTGATCACCCCGCTGATGGCGGTGGTGTTTGTCGCTATCTTCGGCTTGCTGTGGTGGCGCGGAGGGATGGGCAACCACGTCCTCGCCTTCGCGGCATCCTACGCGCTGTTCGGGCTGGGCTTCGTCACGACGCACCTGTTCGACGTAACTTCACCTTACCTGTTTCACCTGACCCAGATCCTCTACACGGCGGCCACGGTCTGTATTATCTGGGGGGCGGCCACGCGGGTTAATCGCAAGACACCGCTGCGAGCCCTAGGGCTGATCTACGCGGTCTGTGCCGTGACCCTGGCGATCGCGGTGGCGGTTTCGGACGACGTGTCGCCCCGCCTCTACATCGTCAATACCGGCTATGGCGTAATGTTCACCATCGGCGTCTTCGTGCTGATGCAGTCGCGCCGCCGCGAGATGTTCGATCGCATGGTCATCGCGATTTTCGTGATCTCGGCGATCAACTTCTTCTGCCGCCCGGTGCTGACCCTGCTGATCGAGCAGAGCATCCCGGTCGGCGACTATCGCGAGTCGATCTATTACTCGGTCCTGACCCTCGTGCTCACGGTGTCTTCGCTGGTGACTGCGGTCACCCTCGTGGGTGCCTGCGTGACCGATCTGGTCGGGTCGATCAAGGAACGCTCGGACGTGGATTTGCTCACCGGGCTGCGTAACCGTCGCGCCTTCGAGAACGACATCGTTGAAATGCTCGACCGCGCAGCGCTTCACGGTGTTCCGGTCGGATTGGTGGTGGCCGATATCGACCATTTCAAGCAGGTCAACGATCTGTGGGGGCACCAGGCTGGCGACCATGCCATCGAGAGTTTCGGCAAGCTGATCGAGCGGATGGTCCGCGAAGGCGACATCACCGGCCGCGTCGGGGGCGAAGAATTCTGCATCGCGGTATGGAACTGCGACCTGATCGAAACCCATCGCCTTGCCGAACGTCTCCGCACTGCCTTTGCGCAAATGCAGCACGAGGGCATCAGCGAATCGATCCGCCTTACCGCAAGTTTCGGCGTATCCAGCTGGCGCGGGCATGAGACCTATCGCAGCCTGTTCGGCCGCGTCGATACGCTGCTCTATGAAGCCAAGGAGAGCGGCCGTAATTGCGTCGTTTCCGATGGCGAGCGGCGCGAAAGCGCGAAACGGCGCCCGGCTAGCAAGCTCGCCAAGCTGGCCGAACGTCGCGCCGCGACGAACTAG
- a CDS encoding TIR domain-containing protein, which translates to MSDIFLSYARPDRERIASLAATLEAQGCSLWWDRQIEGGAEFSAVIEEQLAAAKHVVVAWSQHSLHSHWVRDEADFARTEGKLVPISLDGVLPPLGFRQMHALDFSDWRSGADKTEFIELLRAVGANGASTRTEAEVAEQAARSSVEVRQPVIQILPFANRSSDEELGYLGEGLAEDISSIFASNRHFGIATGAGEAREDYRVEGALRRMGAKARCNVKLVDPQGGTQLWADRFDAEAAELFESSDEMAGRIAARCTSEIKLYEANRAERLPPEMQGPWEAASRGWVKVFGVGFALSAVKRVIEELQRSVRAYPEFALNHAILSWAAVAVVINGMWEDDEYDMLRELVRRHLDEARRLASNDIDTLVFIGATENYSGMHERSVATLDAVLARDPYNAEAHLMISLPYAYLGRYDDGLASIGRVAELAPEAHFRNCSMWYGGLIEYLKGDYEAALAGIDYNVARNPSYGYASAVLALCHEALGDEEKARRLILQAKQTNPQLRPEKLRPMMTSQPDKEKGEREYATLERLWEEVTLSDDQA; encoded by the coding sequence TTGTCCGATATCTTCCTGTCCTATGCGCGGCCCGATCGCGAGCGGATTGCCAGCCTTGCGGCGACGCTTGAGGCGCAAGGGTGTTCGCTGTGGTGGGACCGGCAGATCGAGGGCGGGGCCGAGTTTTCCGCGGTGATCGAGGAACAGCTCGCCGCAGCGAAACATGTCGTGGTGGCCTGGTCGCAGCACAGCCTGCATTCGCACTGGGTGCGCGACGAGGCGGACTTCGCGCGCACCGAAGGCAAGCTGGTACCGATTTCGCTCGACGGCGTTTTGCCGCCGCTCGGCTTTCGCCAGATGCATGCGCTCGATTTCTCCGACTGGCGCAGCGGGGCCGACAAGACCGAGTTCATCGAACTGCTGCGCGCGGTGGGCGCGAATGGCGCGAGTACGCGGACCGAGGCGGAGGTGGCCGAGCAAGCCGCGCGCTCATCGGTCGAGGTGCGCCAGCCGGTGATCCAGATCCTGCCTTTCGCCAACCGGTCGAGCGACGAAGAGCTCGGCTATCTCGGCGAAGGATTGGCCGAGGATATCTCGTCCATCTTCGCCTCCAATCGACATTTCGGCATTGCGACCGGGGCGGGTGAGGCGAGGGAAGACTATCGGGTCGAGGGGGCGCTGAGGCGCATGGGTGCCAAGGCGCGCTGCAATGTAAAGCTGGTCGATCCCCAGGGCGGAACCCAGTTGTGGGCCGATCGGTTCGACGCGGAGGCGGCCGAACTGTTCGAATCCTCGGACGAGATGGCCGGTCGTATCGCGGCGCGCTGCACCTCCGAAATCAAGCTCTACGAAGCCAACCGGGCAGAGCGTTTGCCGCCCGAGATGCAGGGGCCGTGGGAAGCCGCTTCGCGCGGCTGGGTCAAGGTGTTCGGGGTGGGCTTCGCACTTTCAGCCGTGAAACGGGTGATCGAGGAATTGCAGCGCTCGGTGCGCGCCTACCCGGAGTTCGCGCTCAACCATGCGATCCTCAGCTGGGCTGCAGTCGCGGTGGTGATCAACGGGATGTGGGAAGACGACGAATACGACATGTTGCGCGAACTCGTCCGCCGCCACCTCGATGAAGCGCGTCGCTTGGCCAGTAACGATATCGACACGCTGGTGTTTATCGGTGCAACCGAAAACTACAGCGGCATGCATGAGCGTTCGGTCGCGACGCTTGATGCCGTGCTGGCGCGCGATCCCTACAACGCCGAAGCGCACCTGATGATCAGTCTGCCCTATGCCTATCTGGGCAGGTACGATGATGGGCTGGCGTCGATCGGACGCGTAGCGGAGCTCGCCCCCGAGGCACATTTCCGCAATTGCAGCATGTGGTACGGCGGGCTCATCGAATATCTCAAGGGCGATTACGAAGCGGCTTTGGCGGGCATCGATTACAACGTCGCCCGGAACCCGTCCTACGGCTATGCCAGCGCGGTACTTGCGCTTTGTCACGAGGCCTTGGGCGATGAAGAAAAGGCGCGGCGCCTGATCCTCCAGGCCAAGCAGACCAACCCCCAGCTGCGCCCCGAAAAGCTCAGGCCGATGATGACTTCGCAGCCGGACAAGGAGAAGGGCGAGCGCGAATATGCAACGCTCGAAAGGCTTTGGGAAGAAGTGACGCTGTCCGACGATCAGGCCTGA